A part of Larkinella insperata genomic DNA contains:
- a CDS encoding TonB-dependent receptor domain-containing protein: MKNLILFSIICCSSFAFAQQPPSGPPQGTRPATGIPGTATSETPRGNGKITGVLTDSTTNKPVEFATIALISVQTGKPVDGTTSDEKGKFALTKLAPGEYRLQVSFLGYQNKETRLLKIERGTDINVGNVALSPDVKTLQEVNVVGQAQMIEEKVDRLVYNADKDVTNKGGDAAEVMRKVPMLSVDLDGNVSLRGSTNVRVLINNKPSTIVAASVADALKQIPADMIKSVEVITSPSAKYDAEGSAGIINIITKKNTLQGLTLNVDAGVGNRGSNLGLNGNYRAGKVGFSLGGFGRANYNMIGKSENIQRSFFETATVETRQMADSKNQFLFGNYQLGFDYDIAKNQSLTASLRYGAQNGKTSQNLATVLFPGGLVPSETSRRDVDIKNLSGTVDLNVDYTRTFKKPQQELSILTQFSRNNRTNDFEAELFGNSTIITGRDRNDNLSYNQESTIQIDYQTPIKTNQQLEFGGKGIFRQVDSDYKYFVSTGPDGEYGQDPLRPNNGLDYNQNVAGGYVSYTYTSKSKYTIKAGTRYEYTVIDANFRSETPGQTIDIPSYGNLVPSINISKALKGGKTVKIAYNRRLQRPGIQFLNPNVNASNPQNITFGNPYLEPELTDNVELSSSVYIKKTYLNFSLFARRTDNSIESVRSTTQEGVITTTYQNIGHKENYGANVFGNISLFSKWQLGGGVDTYYSYITNNSPTPSLNASNSGWVVTGRLFTNLTLKNGWGVQGFGFMQGRSVQLQGYQSGFGFYTLGIKKDFKDDKGQTKGSLGLAGENFLANRFKMQTQLSSPTFQQSNINYIYNRGVRLTFSYRIGKMSFDQPQRRRKSVNNDDVKDGGGQPSGENNRQR, encoded by the coding sequence ATGAAAAATTTAATACTTTTTAGTATTATTTGCTGCTCTTCCTTTGCATTTGCCCAGCAGCCTCCTTCGGGGCCTCCGCAGGGCACCCGACCCGCTACCGGCATTCCCGGAACGGCTACCTCCGAAACCCCACGCGGCAACGGTAAAATTACGGGAGTATTGACCGATTCAACGACGAACAAACCCGTTGAATTTGCCACCATCGCCCTGATTAGTGTACAAACCGGCAAACCCGTTGATGGGACGACCAGCGATGAAAAAGGAAAATTCGCTTTAACGAAACTGGCTCCCGGCGAATACCGGCTTCAGGTATCGTTTCTGGGGTATCAAAACAAAGAAACCCGCCTGCTGAAAATTGAGCGCGGGACGGACATCAACGTCGGAAACGTCGCCCTGTCGCCGGATGTTAAAACGCTTCAGGAAGTGAACGTGGTCGGGCAGGCTCAAATGATCGAAGAAAAAGTGGACCGGCTGGTCTACAATGCCGATAAGGACGTGACCAACAAAGGCGGGGATGCCGCCGAGGTGATGCGAAAAGTGCCCATGCTGTCGGTCGATCTGGACGGAAACGTCAGTCTGCGCGGAAGTACCAACGTCCGGGTGCTGATCAACAACAAACCGTCGACGATTGTGGCCGCCAGCGTGGCCGACGCCCTCAAGCAGATTCCGGCGGATATGATCAAATCCGTGGAAGTTATTACCTCCCCATCGGCCAAATACGACGCCGAAGGGTCGGCCGGGATCATCAACATCATTACCAAGAAAAACACGCTGCAGGGCCTGACGCTGAACGTGGATGCGGGCGTCGGAAACCGGGGCTCCAACCTGGGACTGAACGGTAATTACCGAGCCGGAAAAGTCGGTTTCTCGCTGGGTGGTTTTGGCCGCGCCAATTACAACATGATTGGCAAATCGGAAAACATACAACGCAGCTTTTTCGAAACAGCAACCGTTGAAACCCGGCAAATGGCGGATTCGAAAAACCAGTTTCTGTTTGGAAATTACCAGTTGGGCTTCGATTACGACATTGCCAAAAATCAGAGCCTGACGGCCAGCTTGCGATACGGTGCGCAGAACGGAAAAACATCGCAAAACCTGGCGACGGTTTTGTTCCCGGGTGGTCTGGTTCCCAGCGAAACGTCCCGTCGGGATGTCGATATCAAAAACCTGTCGGGAACCGTCGATCTGAACGTCGATTACACGCGGACGTTTAAAAAACCGCAGCAGGAACTCAGTATCCTGACCCAGTTCAGCCGCAACAACCGGACGAACGATTTTGAAGCCGAACTGTTTGGCAATTCGACCATCATTACGGGCCGCGACCGCAACGACAACCTGAGCTACAACCAGGAATCGACCATTCAGATTGACTACCAAACACCGATTAAGACCAACCAGCAGCTTGAATTCGGCGGAAAGGGCATTTTTCGGCAGGTTGACAGTGACTACAAGTACTTCGTATCAACCGGACCCGACGGCGAATACGGCCAGGATCCGCTGCGCCCCAACAACGGTCTGGATTACAACCAGAACGTAGCCGGTGGTTACGTCTCGTATACCTACACGTCAAAAAGCAAGTACACCATCAAAGCGGGAACGCGCTACGAATACACGGTGATCGATGCCAATTTCCGGTCTGAAACCCCCGGCCAGACCATCGACATTCCGAGCTATGGCAACCTGGTTCCGAGCATCAACATCTCGAAAGCACTGAAAGGTGGTAAAACCGTGAAGATCGCCTACAACCGTCGTTTGCAACGGCCGGGCATCCAGTTCCTGAACCCGAACGTAAACGCGTCTAACCCGCAAAACATAACCTTCGGGAACCCGTACCTGGAGCCCGAACTGACGGACAACGTGGAGTTGAGTTCCAGCGTCTACATCAAGAAAACCTACCTGAATTTCTCGCTGTTTGCCCGCCGGACGGACAACTCCATCGAGAGCGTCCGGTCGACCACCCAGGAGGGTGTCATTACGACCACGTACCAGAACATCGGTCACAAGGAGAACTATGGCGCCAACGTGTTCGGAAACATCAGCCTGTTCTCAAAATGGCAGTTGGGCGGGGGTGTGGATACCTACTATTCCTACATCACCAACAACAGCCCGACGCCCTCGCTGAACGCCAGCAATTCCGGCTGGGTCGTAACAGGACGCCTGTTTACCAACCTGACGCTGAAAAATGGTTGGGGTGTGCAGGGATTTGGTTTTATGCAGGGCCGGAGCGTGCAGCTACAGGGGTACCAGTCAGGCTTCGGATTTTACACGCTGGGAATCAAAAAGGACTTCAAAGACGACAAAGGTCAGACGAAAGGCAGCCTGGGCCTGGCGGGCGAGAACTTTCTGGCCAACCGGTTTAAAATGCAAACCCAGCTCTCCTCGCCGACTTTCCAGCAGAGTAACATCAACTACATCTACAACCGGGGTGTGCGCCTGACGTTTAGCTACCGGATCGGTAAAATGAGCTTCGACCAACCCCAGCGCCGGAGAAAATCGGTTAACAACGACGACGTCAAAGACGGCGGGGGCCAGCCAAGCGGTGAGAATAACCGGCAACGGTAA
- a CDS encoding RNA polymerase sigma factor: protein MEKEFVSLLNRHPGILYKVCSLYCKESADREDLFQEIVLQLWRAYPTFKNESSVTTWMYRIALNTAISNYRRKAVKVQAVPFSANELQIPDLREEASDEAVKALYGAIEQLSPIEKAVITLYLDDRSYDEIAAIIGISKTNVGVKLNRIKAKLEKMINLSTRY, encoded by the coding sequence ATGGAAAAGGAATTTGTCAGCTTACTAAACCGTCACCCCGGCATCCTTTACAAGGTCTGTTCGCTGTATTGTAAGGAATCCGCTGACCGGGAAGACCTTTTCCAGGAGATTGTTCTGCAACTCTGGCGGGCCTACCCCACGTTCAAAAACGAATCAAGCGTAACCACCTGGATGTACCGGATTGCGCTGAACACCGCCATCTCGAATTACCGCCGGAAAGCCGTCAAGGTGCAGGCTGTCCCTTTCTCAGCTAATGAACTTCAGATTCCGGATTTACGGGAGGAGGCATCCGACGAAGCGGTAAAAGCACTGTACGGAGCCATTGAACAACTCTCGCCCATCGAAAAAGCCGTCATCACGCTGTACCTCGACGACCGGAGTTACGACGAAATCGCGGCCATCATCGGCATCAGCAAGACCAACGTTGGCGTCAAGCTGAACCGGATTAAGGCGAAACTGGAGAAAATGATTAATCTATCAACCCGTTACTAA
- a CDS encoding DUF4385 domain-containing protein: MKADERKFNYDLNYKELDLRQQPELYRVGKGEQGVLLVQPYKSEILPHWRFKTPEIARQSSEKIYELFLNYKKNDDFIGMDMARKFLQMGVTRSRRYANHRTGQKYDGPVPDDKKGRSGSHGRDQLPLDTDPIKAESAAIFREKYLQAREDPDYKRLRKEWQEKYG, encoded by the coding sequence ATGAAGGCTGACGAACGAAAATTCAACTACGATCTTAATTACAAAGAACTGGACTTGCGCCAACAGCCGGAGCTATACCGCGTCGGCAAAGGCGAGCAGGGCGTGTTGCTTGTTCAACCCTATAAATCCGAAATCCTGCCGCACTGGCGGTTCAAAACGCCGGAAATTGCCCGGCAGTCGTCGGAGAAGATTTACGAGTTGTTTCTGAACTACAAAAAGAATGACGATTTTATCGGTATGGACATGGCCCGTAAGTTTCTGCAAATGGGCGTGACGCGCTCCCGACGGTATGCCAACCACCGCACGGGGCAGAAGTACGACGGGCCGGTTCCCGACGATAAAAAAGGCCGCAGCGGAAGCCACGGCCGGGATCAATTACCGCTCGATACCGACCCGATCAAGGCCGAAAGCGCTGCCATTTTCCGCGAAAAGTACCTCCAGGCCCGCGAAGACCCCGATTACAAACGGCTAAGAAAAGAGTGGCAGGAAAAATATGGATAA
- a CDS encoding NADP-dependent malic enzyme: MEKKIRREDALEYHAKGRPGKIEVVPTKEYNTQRDLTLAYSPGVAEPCLAIAENIEDVYKYTAKGNLVAVISNGSAVLGLGDIGPEAGKPVMEGKGLLFKIYADIDVFDIELNTKNVDEFVRTVKILEPTFGGVNLEDIKAPECFEIEERLKRELNIPVMHDDQHGTAIISAAALLNALELTGKKIEDVKIVVNGAGASAISCSKLYISLGAKVENFVMCDSKGVIRADRNDLDERKSQFITSRDLHTLEEAMVGADVFIGLSKGNVVTPDMVRSMAKDAIVFAMANPTPEISYPDATAAREDIIMATGRSDYPNQVNNVLGFPFIFRGALDVRATEINEAMKLAAVHALADLAKKSVPDLVNLAYGESNLMFGRQYIIPKPVDPRLLTTVAPAVAKAAMDSGVARQPITDWEAYEHQLARRLGQDNQISRVILNKAKSDPKRVVFADAENLKVLKAAQQVRDEGIAFPILLGEVSRIRSIITENNLDLGNVPILDPRAPEQDELIQKFSAIYYEKRQRKGVNATEATKQMYYRNYFGVMMVEAGEADAVISGLTRNYPDTIRPALQVIGKEAGVKKVAGMYILLTKRGPLFFSDTTVNFNPTVDEIVEITELTARAVERFNIKPRIALVSYSNFGSAKGDDAVKMNQAVEILQRKHPDLIVDGEIQAHLAFNTDLLKLNHPFSKLVDEGANTLIFPNLAASNIAYNLLTESAGNDAIGPILLGLRKPVYVLQLGSSEREIVNMVAIAVVEAQGK, translated from the coding sequence ATGGAGAAGAAAATCCGCCGGGAAGACGCCCTCGAGTACCACGCCAAAGGACGCCCGGGCAAAATTGAAGTTGTTCCCACCAAAGAATACAACACCCAGCGCGACCTGACGCTGGCTTACTCGCCGGGAGTGGCCGAACCCTGTCTGGCCATTGCCGAAAACATCGAAGACGTTTATAAATACACCGCCAAAGGCAACTTGGTGGCCGTGATCAGCAACGGTAGTGCCGTTCTGGGTCTGGGCGATATCGGCCCCGAAGCCGGTAAACCCGTCATGGAAGGGAAAGGGCTGCTGTTCAAAATTTACGCCGATATCGACGTATTTGATATCGAACTGAACACCAAAAATGTGGACGAGTTCGTCCGCACCGTCAAGATTCTGGAACCGACGTTCGGGGGCGTTAACCTGGAAGACATCAAGGCCCCGGAATGCTTCGAGATTGAGGAACGTCTGAAGCGGGAACTGAACATCCCGGTTATGCACGACGACCAGCACGGTACGGCCATCATCTCGGCAGCCGCCCTGCTGAATGCACTGGAGCTTACCGGCAAAAAAATCGAAGACGTTAAAATTGTGGTCAACGGCGCGGGAGCCTCGGCCATTTCCTGTTCAAAACTCTACATTTCGCTGGGGGCCAAAGTTGAAAACTTTGTCATGTGCGACAGCAAAGGCGTTATTCGCGCCGATCGCAACGACCTCGACGAACGCAAAAGCCAGTTTATAACCAGCCGCGACCTGCACACGCTGGAGGAAGCCATGGTGGGAGCCGACGTGTTTATCGGCCTTTCGAAAGGCAACGTGGTGACGCCGGACATGGTGCGCTCGATGGCCAAAGACGCCATTGTGTTTGCCATGGCCAACCCCACGCCCGAAATATCGTATCCGGACGCTACGGCCGCCCGCGAAGACATTATCATGGCAACCGGCCGTTCCGATTACCCCAACCAGGTCAACAACGTTCTCGGTTTTCCCTTCATTTTCCGGGGCGCCCTGGACGTGCGGGCGACGGAGATCAACGAAGCCATGAAGCTGGCCGCCGTTCACGCGCTGGCCGATCTGGCGAAAAAATCGGTGCCGGATCTGGTCAACCTGGCCTACGGTGAGTCGAACCTGATGTTTGGCCGGCAGTACATCATCCCCAAACCCGTTGACCCCCGCCTGCTGACCACCGTAGCACCGGCCGTGGCAAAAGCGGCCATGGATTCGGGCGTCGCCAGACAACCGATTACGGACTGGGAAGCCTACGAACACCAACTGGCCCGGCGGCTGGGTCAGGATAATCAGATTTCGCGGGTTATTCTGAACAAAGCCAAATCGGACCCCAAACGGGTGGTATTTGCTGACGCCGAGAATCTTAAAGTGCTGAAAGCCGCCCAGCAAGTTCGGGATGAGGGAATTGCATTCCCAATCTTACTCGGTGAAGTCAGCCGCATTCGGTCGATCATTACGGAGAACAACCTGGATCTGGGCAATGTGCCCATCCTGGACCCACGGGCCCCGGAGCAGGATGAACTGATTCAGAAGTTCAGCGCCATTTATTACGAAAAACGCCAGCGCAAGGGCGTCAACGCGACGGAAGCGACCAAACAGATGTACTACCGGAATTATTTCGGGGTGATGATGGTCGAAGCTGGTGAAGCCGACGCGGTGATTTCGGGCCTGACCCGCAACTATCCCGATACGATTCGCCCGGCCCTGCAGGTCATTGGAAAAGAAGCCGGTGTGAAAAAAGTGGCCGGGATGTACATCCTGCTGACCAAACGCGGACCGTTGTTTTTCTCCGACACCACCGTCAACTTCAACCCGACCGTCGATGAGATCGTCGAAATCACGGAGCTGACCGCCCGGGCCGTCGAGCGGTTTAACATCAAACCCCGGATCGCGCTGGTTTCATACTCCAATTTTGGCAGTGCGAAGGGCGATGATGCCGTCAAGATGAACCAGGCCGTTGAAATCTTGCAGCGCAAACACCCGGATCTGATTGTTGACGGTGAAATTCAGGCGCACCTGGCGTTCAATACGGATTTGCTGAAGCTCAACCACCCGTTCAGCAAGCTGGTGGACGAAGGGGCTAATACCTTGATTTTCCCGAACCTGGCGGCTTCAAACATTGCCTACAACCTGCTGACGGAATCCGCCGGAAACGACGCCATCGGTCCTATCCTGCTGGGTCTGCGCAAACCCGTTTATGTCCTGCAATTGGGCAGTTCCGAACGCGAAATCGTCAACATGGTTGCCATCGCGGTCGTCGAAGCCCAAGGGAAATGA
- a CDS encoding MFS transporter yields MATTQVNASRLFNASCFALITTAFSFSIRAGILPQLGTEFGLTAEQLGFINSMWFLGFPISMIVGGLVYHSVGPRIIMSVAFICHTLGILLTIYAGGYTTLLISTLFIGIGNGCTEAACNPLIADMYSGNTMNKMLNRFHMWFPGGIFIGSLISKFMTDAGMSWQTQIWVIMIPTVLYAFLFFGQAFPASKVEGATSLSKNFQAMLTPLYLFMFCCMALTAISEFGPQQWVGLIMAKSGAAPMLILALTTLLMAIGRYFGGPLIHRLDQTGVLLGGAVFALIGIYLFSTQTGAMAYVAAIFFALGVCYFWPTMVGFVAERIPLSGALGMSVIGGVGMFSTSIFQPIIGGWIDGERAEKATTGLSGDALELAAGQATLAKMTTFPIILIVAFTILWFWMRNRKPGHVDEKIVAQQPQL; encoded by the coding sequence ATGGCGACTACCCAAGTCAACGCGTCACGACTTTTTAATGCCAGTTGTTTCGCGCTTATTACCACAGCCTTCTCTTTTAGTATCCGGGCGGGTATCCTTCCTCAATTAGGCACTGAATTCGGACTGACTGCTGAGCAGTTAGGTTTCATTAACTCCATGTGGTTTTTGGGTTTCCCTATTTCAATGATTGTTGGTGGGTTGGTCTACCACTCTGTAGGACCCCGGATTATCATGTCGGTTGCCTTCATTTGTCACACGCTGGGCATCCTGCTGACCATCTACGCCGGTGGTTATACCACCCTGTTGATTTCGACCTTGTTCATCGGAATTGGCAACGGCTGTACGGAAGCGGCCTGTAATCCCCTGATTGCCGATATGTATTCGGGCAACACCATGAACAAAATGCTGAACCGCTTCCACATGTGGTTCCCGGGCGGTATTTTCATCGGTAGCTTGATTTCCAAATTCATGACGGATGCGGGCATGTCATGGCAGACCCAGATCTGGGTGATCATGATCCCGACCGTGCTCTACGCGTTCTTATTCTTCGGCCAGGCATTCCCGGCTTCCAAAGTAGAAGGAGCCACTTCCCTGTCGAAAAACTTCCAGGCCATGCTGACTCCGCTTTACCTGTTTATGTTCTGCTGCATGGCTCTGACGGCTATTTCCGAGTTCGGTCCGCAACAGTGGGTGGGTCTGATCATGGCCAAAAGTGGCGCTGCTCCGATGCTGATCCTGGCACTCACGACGCTTCTGATGGCCATTGGCCGTTATTTCGGTGGCCCGCTTATTCACCGGCTTGACCAAACGGGGGTGCTGCTGGGTGGCGCCGTTTTCGCCCTCATCGGTATCTACCTGTTTAGCACCCAAACGGGCGCCATGGCCTACGTAGCCGCTATCTTCTTTGCGCTGGGCGTTTGTTATTTCTGGCCAACGATGGTCGGTTTCGTCGCCGAGCGGATCCCGTTGAGCGGAGCGCTGGGTATGTCGGTTATCGGGGGTGTCGGGATGTTCTCGACCTCCATCTTCCAGCCGATCATCGGAGGCTGGATTGACGGCGAACGGGCCGAAAAAGCCACTACCGGCCTGTCGGGTGACGCCCTTGAGCTGGCTGCTGGGCAAGCTACCCTGGCTAAGATGACGACCTTCCCAATTATCCTGATCGTCGCGTTCACAATTCTGTGGTTCTGGATGCGCAATCGTAAGCCGGGCCATGTCGATGAGAAAATAGTTGCCCAGCAACCTCAGTTGTAA